From one Azospirillum ramasamyi genomic stretch:
- a CDS encoding S41 family peptidase — translation MPSLARRLRRSIRHSALLLSAAALLASTAAAAPTQSLPASAPPPVSEQVFAVGFGKIAEVYLDSVSFNRLGMDGLKGLSALDPAVTVERAGSTVRLYVSGTLAAEYGAAPDADAGGWAALTTRVIDRARSHSPVLSKATPERLYQVVFDGVTADLDGYSRYSGVQRATSERAQREGYGGVGLSLDSNANGRVTVHDIMPNSPAERAGLIDGEQLLAIDGELTTRMTPAQMRDRLRGPTGTLVTLTVARDNGAPRRLPLRRERVVPNTITYSLSGDVGIVKLDRFNATTASSLRTAVTAIRRTAGPTLNGMVLDLRGNPGGLLDQAVAVADLFMRRGRIISTEGRNPESRQRFDATPDDLLDGLPLVVLVDGRSASSAEVVASALQDSGRAVVVGASSYGKGSVQTVTRLPNDGELFLTWSRIYTPAGYTLHRQGVQPTVCTSRAGQHDPDSLLSDLREGRLRPAQIASWRSKAADDEHALSALREACPWKEHEPDLDLKVAMRLLSEPALYQRAVASALVNTVAER, via the coding sequence ATGCCGAGCCTGGCGCGCCGCCTGCGCCGCTCCATCCGCCATTCCGCCCTCCTGCTCTCGGCCGCGGCGCTGCTCGCCTCCACCGCGGCCGCGGCACCCACCCAATCCCTTCCGGCCAGCGCCCCGCCGCCGGTCAGCGAGCAGGTTTTCGCCGTCGGCTTCGGCAAGATCGCCGAGGTGTATCTGGACTCCGTGTCCTTCAACCGCCTGGGCATGGACGGCCTCAAGGGCCTGAGCGCGCTCGATCCCGCCGTGACGGTGGAGCGCGCCGGCAGCACCGTACGCCTGTACGTGTCGGGCACCCTGGCCGCGGAGTACGGGGCGGCGCCTGACGCCGACGCCGGCGGCTGGGCGGCGCTGACCACCCGCGTCATCGACCGCGCGCGCAGCCACTCCCCGGTTCTTTCCAAGGCGACGCCGGAACGGCTGTACCAGGTGGTCTTCGACGGCGTCACCGCCGATCTCGACGGGTATTCCCGCTATTCCGGCGTCCAGCGCGCGACCAGCGAGCGGGCGCAGCGCGAAGGCTATGGCGGCGTCGGCCTCTCGCTGGACAGCAACGCCAACGGCCGCGTGACCGTGCATGACATCATGCCGAACAGCCCGGCCGAACGCGCCGGCCTCATCGACGGCGAGCAGCTTCTGGCGATCGATGGCGAGCTGACCACGCGGATGACTCCGGCCCAGATGCGCGACCGGCTGCGCGGCCCGACCGGCACCCTGGTCACGCTGACCGTCGCCCGCGACAACGGCGCCCCGCGCCGCCTGCCGCTGCGGCGGGAGCGGGTGGTGCCCAACACCATCACCTATTCGCTGTCCGGCGACGTCGGCATCGTCAAGCTCGACCGCTTCAACGCCACCACCGCCTCCAGCCTGCGGACGGCGGTCACCGCCATCCGCCGGACCGCCGGCCCGACCCTGAACGGGATGGTGCTGGACCTGCGCGGCAACCCGGGCGGGCTGCTGGACCAGGCGGTCGCGGTGGCGGACCTGTTCATGCGCCGCGGCCGGATCATCTCCACGGAAGGCCGCAACCCCGAAAGCCGCCAGCGCTTCGACGCCACCCCCGACGACCTGCTGGACGGGCTGCCGCTGGTGGTGCTGGTCGACGGCCGCTCCGCCTCTTCCGCCGAGGTGGTTGCGTCGGCGCTGCAGGACTCGGGCCGCGCGGTGGTGGTGGGCGCCTCCAGCTACGGCAAGGGCAGCGTCCAGACCGTCACCCGGCTGCCCAACGACGGCGAGCTGTTCCTGACCTGGAGCCGCATCTACACGCCGGCCGGCTACACCCTGCACCGCCAGGGCGTGCAGCCCACCGTCTGCACCAGCCGCGCCGGCCAGCACGATCCGGATTCCCTGCTGTCCGACCTGCGCGAGGGGCGGCTGCGCCCGGCGCAGATCGCCAGCTGGCGCTCCAAGGCGGCCGACGACGAGCATGCGCTGAGCGCCCTGCGCGAAGCCTGCCCCTGGAAGGAGCATGAGCCGGACCTCGACCTGAAGGTCGCGATGCGGCTGCTGTCCGAGCCGGCGCTGTACCAGCGCGCGGTGGCCAGCGCCCTGGTCAACACGGTGGCGGAACGCTGA
- the rpmG gene encoding 50S ribosomal protein L33, with protein sequence MAKQNTVLIKLVSTADTGFFYVKKKNPKKTTEKLSFRKYDPVARKHVEFKEAKIK encoded by the coding sequence ATGGCCAAGCAGAACACCGTCCTCATCAAGCTGGTGAGCACGGCTGACACCGGTTTCTTCTACGTCAAGAAGAAGAACCCGAAGAAGACCACCGAGAAGCTGTCGTTCCGCAAGTACGACCCGGTGGCGCGCAAGCACGTCGAGTTCAAGGAAGCCAAGATCAAGTAA
- the egtB gene encoding ergothioneine biosynthesis protein EgtB codes for MPDTHHIPSAGPLADPGATVPEDDRRQALATRFQKTRARTAELVANLTPEDLMVQTVPDGAPAKWHLAHTSRLFEVAVLMPFSPGYRPCDPVFLDLFAPQGERSPAPPRVLSRPSVAEIMRHRDQINAAVLHLIEQVDDGLWDAVEAALATAIAHERRHQERMLLHIKHALWSNPLRPAYEPAPDHPYPGAPPDGWVEQPGGLVEVGRSAPLPGFGHEAPRHRVWLEPYRLAARPVTCGEFLAFIEAGGYSDRSLWLSEGWEIARAEGWSAPLYWERGSDGQGGDRKGVSGWRVFTLYGMQPLAPDEPVCHVSWYEADAYARWAGKRLPREAEWETVAAGCDSIGNLLGTGHRHPRSGTCHGTGPWQMCGDVWEWTADPFVTYPGYRRSGGPDEAVNGRLALNRMVLRGGSCLTPFDHAGPWTRHCLRPETRLSVSGFRLAEDVN; via the coding sequence ATGCCCGACACGCATCATATCCCGTCCGCAGGCCCGCTTGCCGACCCCGGTGCGACCGTGCCGGAGGACGATCGGCGGCAGGCTCTCGCGACACGCTTCCAGAAAACGCGCGCCCGCACGGCTGAACTGGTCGCCAACCTCACGCCTGAAGACCTGATGGTCCAGACCGTCCCCGACGGCGCCCCGGCGAAATGGCACCTCGCCCACACCAGCCGGCTGTTCGAGGTGGCGGTGCTGATGCCCTTCAGCCCGGGCTACCGCCCCTGCGATCCCGTCTTCCTCGACCTGTTCGCCCCGCAGGGTGAGCGATCCCCCGCTCCGCCCCGCGTGCTGTCCCGCCCGAGCGTCGCCGAGATCATGCGCCATCGCGACCAGATCAACGCCGCGGTGCTGCATCTGATCGAACAGGTCGACGATGGGCTGTGGGACGCGGTCGAAGCGGCGCTGGCGACGGCCATCGCCCACGAACGCCGCCACCAGGAGCGCATGCTCCTGCACATCAAGCACGCCCTGTGGTCCAACCCGCTGCGCCCGGCTTATGAGCCGGCCCCGGACCATCCGTATCCCGGAGCGCCGCCCGACGGCTGGGTGGAGCAGCCCGGCGGGCTGGTGGAGGTCGGCCGCTCCGCCCCGCTGCCCGGATTCGGCCATGAGGCGCCGCGCCACCGCGTCTGGCTGGAGCCCTATCGTCTGGCCGCCCGCCCGGTCACCTGTGGCGAGTTCCTGGCCTTCATCGAGGCCGGCGGCTACAGCGACCGCTCGCTCTGGCTGTCCGAAGGGTGGGAGATCGCACGGGCGGAGGGCTGGAGCGCCCCGCTCTATTGGGAGCGCGGAAGCGACGGGCAGGGCGGGGACCGGAAAGGCGTTTCCGGCTGGCGGGTCTTCACCCTCTACGGCATGCAGCCGCTCGCCCCGGACGAGCCGGTCTGCCATGTCAGCTGGTACGAGGCCGACGCCTATGCCCGCTGGGCCGGCAAGCGCCTTCCGCGCGAAGCCGAATGGGAGACGGTCGCCGCCGGCTGCGACAGCATCGGCAACCTGCTGGGCACCGGCCATCGCCACCCCCGCAGCGGCACCTGTCACGGCACCGGCCCCTGGCAGATGTGCGGCGACGTGTGGGAATGGACCGCCGACCCCTTCGTCACCTATCCCGGCTATCGCCGTTCCGGCGGCCCGGACGAGGCGGTCAACGGCCGGCTCGCCCTCAACCGCATGGTGCTGCGCGGCGGCAGCTGCCTGACCCCCTTCGACCACGCCGGCCCGTGGACGCGGCATTGCCTGCGACCGGAGACCCGCCTGTCGGTCAGCGGCTTCCGGCTGGCCGAGGACGTGAATTAG
- a CDS encoding DNA polymerase III subunit epsilon yields MRGGVWRVAMLGLAVAAATLVFLGVEITQLAAEDRTAFTRGLTICGIGLLAVWFVFSRLARHFSDLERLADRLTGGRNRIDLEPWSGGRGGEVGRLAEAAAGLVRGGEPPGGDGPLTDGPLGRGPLGGGRMDRAVRAALLLTDDPLLIVDELGRVERLNPAAARLLEIEEGADIGKALMRDDLARAIERARGGGAPVSAVLRRTEEGELSARLVDLGLNSGVMLSFPARGMANGAGLTGKRALTLRPAHPAAPLGDDEPLAALPFVALWVATAGGEPHGGPVIAVGTIRLVGTRIFRTVSLALLIDPIDPVSDEAAARHGIGTAMVAGERPFAAVWPAIQDALHNCIAVGVGIDQALAALARSAALAGIAEPALPQGLDLGALAAALDPELAGASPERLASAFGLPRRPRNGPQGEALAVAELAAALFTRLTERGVLTQGQARALVAGRAVVDAAARADAAGTDAAGPPANPEPQA; encoded by the coding sequence ATGAGGGGCGGCGTTTGGCGCGTGGCGATGCTGGGGCTGGCGGTGGCGGCGGCCACGCTGGTCTTTCTGGGCGTGGAGATCACGCAGCTGGCGGCGGAGGACCGGACCGCCTTCACGCGCGGCCTGACGATCTGCGGGATCGGCCTGTTGGCGGTTTGGTTCGTCTTCTCCCGCCTTGCCCGCCATTTCAGCGACCTGGAACGTCTGGCGGACCGTCTGACCGGCGGGCGCAACCGCATCGACCTCGAACCCTGGTCGGGCGGGCGCGGCGGCGAGGTCGGGCGCTTGGCCGAGGCCGCCGCGGGGCTGGTCCGGGGCGGGGAGCCGCCGGGGGGCGACGGGCCGTTGACGGATGGTCCATTGGGGCGCGGGCCGCTGGGCGGCGGACGCATGGACCGGGCGGTCCGCGCGGCGCTGCTCCTCACCGACGACCCGTTACTGATCGTCGACGAACTGGGGCGGGTGGAGCGGCTCAATCCCGCCGCCGCCCGGCTGTTGGAAATCGAGGAGGGCGCCGACATCGGCAAGGCCCTGATGCGCGACGATCTGGCCCGCGCCATCGAACGGGCGCGCGGCGGCGGGGCGCCCGTCTCCGCGGTGCTGCGCCGGACGGAGGAGGGCGAACTGTCCGCAAGGCTCGTCGATCTCGGCCTTAACTCCGGGGTGATGCTGTCCTTCCCCGCCCGCGGCATGGCCAATGGGGCCGGATTGACCGGCAAGCGAGCGCTCACTCTCCGACCGGCCCATCCCGCCGCCCCCTTGGGGGACGACGAACCGCTGGCCGCGCTGCCCTTTGTCGCGCTGTGGGTGGCGACGGCGGGGGGGGAGCCGCACGGCGGTCCGGTCATCGCGGTCGGCACGATCCGACTGGTGGGAACGCGCATCTTCCGGACGGTGTCGCTCGCCCTTCTGATCGACCCCATCGATCCGGTGTCGGATGAGGCGGCCGCCCGTCACGGCATCGGCACCGCCATGGTGGCGGGCGAGCGTCCCTTCGCCGCGGTCTGGCCGGCGATCCAGGATGCCCTGCACAACTGCATCGCCGTCGGCGTCGGCATCGATCAGGCGCTCGCCGCACTGGCGCGGTCCGCCGCGCTGGCGGGCATCGCCGAACCCGCCCTGCCGCAGGGGCTGGACCTCGGCGCGCTGGCGGCGGCGCTTGATCCGGAGCTGGCCGGCGCGTCCCCCGAGCGGCTGGCCAGCGCCTTCGGCCTGCCACGCCGCCCGCGCAACGGTCCGCAGGGAGAGGCGCTGGCCGTGGCGGAGCTGGCGGCTGCGCTGTTCACCCGCCTGACCGAACGCGGTGTCCTGACCCAAGGGCAGGCGCGGGCGCTGGTGGCCGGTCGCGCCGTAGTGGATGCAGCAGCAAGGGCGGATGCGGCGGGGACCGATGCAGCGGGGCCTCCGGCGAATCCTGAACCGCAGGCCTAA
- a CDS encoding pilus assembly protein TadG-related protein: protein MTLVYRPLPYGGHEDRRTGRHLLLVVGLILAIPTVLGAGCTLDALRSFAVEARLSHAVDAAALAGGRVMFDSQRDGHIRSFFDNAYPRGFLGADLSPLTIAEDAAAGTLTVSAHATVNAIFLRLFGKKEVTVQAQSVVHRGNHSRGRLQ, encoded by the coding sequence ATGACTTTGGTCTATCGTCCCCTGCCCTATGGCGGGCACGAAGACCGGCGGACGGGTCGCCACCTGCTACTGGTGGTTGGTCTGATCCTTGCCATTCCGACGGTGCTCGGTGCCGGCTGCACCCTCGACGCCCTGCGCAGCTTTGCGGTGGAGGCACGGCTGTCGCACGCGGTCGATGCCGCGGCCTTGGCCGGCGGGCGGGTGATGTTCGACTCGCAGCGCGACGGGCACATCCGCAGCTTCTTCGACAACGCCTATCCAAGAGGTTTCCTGGGAGCGGACCTGTCGCCCCTGACGATCGCGGAGGACGCGGCGGCCGGTACACTGACGGTCAGCGCCCACGCCACCGTCAACGCCATCTTCCTGCGCCTGTTCGGCAAGAAGGAAGTGACGGTGCAGGCGCAATCCGTCGTCCACCGCGGCAACCATTCCCGCGGCAGGCTTCAGTAA
- a CDS encoding CidA/LrgA family protein, giving the protein MLGTLTLLLVCQLTGELAARLLHLPIPGPVLGMLLLFAGLLLRGRVPAPLQETAGGLLRHLSLLFVPAGVGVMVHATRLETEALPIVIALFGSTLIGIAVTAKLMAFLLSRTDPRLVDEPAKGDRA; this is encoded by the coding sequence ATGCTCGGAACCCTGACGCTTCTGCTGGTCTGCCAATTGACGGGCGAACTGGCCGCCCGCCTGCTGCATCTGCCGATCCCCGGCCCGGTGCTGGGCATGCTGCTGCTGTTCGCCGGCCTTCTGCTGCGCGGCCGGGTGCCGGCCCCGTTGCAGGAAACGGCCGGCGGCCTGCTGCGGCATCTGTCGCTGCTGTTCGTGCCGGCCGGCGTCGGCGTGATGGTCCATGCCACCCGCCTTGAGACGGAAGCGCTGCCCATCGTGATCGCGCTGTTCGGCAGCACCCTGATCGGCATCGCCGTGACGGCGAAGCTGATGGCCTTCCTGCTGAGCCGCACCGATCCGCGGCTGGTGGATGAGCCCGCGAAGGGCGACCGGGCATGA
- a CDS encoding LrgB family protein → MSDDLHQIWVYLSASPLAGLTLTLVAYQCGLWLFEKLGRRPILNPVLIAVLLIAGVLSLSGIDYRTYFDGAQFVHFLLGPATVALAVPLYNQFQEVRRSALALVVALLVGSTASALSAVTLVWAFGGSAATILSMAPKSVTSPIAMGVSEQIGGLPSLTAVFVIITGIVAASLGTWVLNLVRVKDWRARGFGMGVAAHGIGTARALQVNEVAGAFAGLGMGLNGLATALLLPTLYQLIWG, encoded by the coding sequence ATGAGCGACGACCTTCATCAGATCTGGGTCTATCTGTCGGCCAGCCCGCTGGCCGGGCTGACCCTGACCCTGGTCGCCTACCAGTGCGGGCTTTGGCTGTTCGAGAAGTTGGGCCGGCGCCCGATCCTGAACCCGGTGCTGATCGCGGTCCTGCTGATCGCCGGGGTGCTGAGCCTGTCGGGCATCGATTACCGCACCTATTTCGACGGTGCGCAGTTCGTCCATTTCCTGCTGGGTCCGGCCACCGTGGCCCTGGCCGTTCCGCTCTACAACCAGTTCCAGGAGGTCCGCCGCTCGGCCCTGGCGCTGGTCGTGGCGCTTCTGGTGGGTTCGACCGCTTCGGCGCTGAGCGCGGTGACGCTGGTCTGGGCCTTCGGCGGTTCGGCGGCGACGATCCTGTCGATGGCGCCCAAATCCGTCACCTCCCCCATCGCCATGGGCGTGTCGGAGCAGATCGGCGGCCTGCCGTCGCTGACCGCGGTGTTCGTCATCATCACCGGCATCGTCGCCGCCAGCCTCGGCACCTGGGTTCTGAACCTCGTGCGGGTGAAGGACTGGCGCGCCCGCGGATTCGGCATGGGGGTGGCGGCGCACGGCATCGGCACGGCCCGCGCCCTGCAGGTCAACGAAGTGGCTGGCGCCTTCGCCGGACTGGGCATGGGGTTGAACGGGCTGGCGACGGCGCTGCTGCTGCCGACTCTGTATCAGCTGATCTGGGGATGA
- the leuA gene encoding 2-isopropylmalate synthase: MSTATQTNAGIPTLPKSPSKYAPFPQVKLTDRQWPSRTLDKAPMWCSVDLRDGNQALIEPMGPDRKRAMFDLLLRMGFKEIEVGFPAASQTDFDFCREVIEQGKIPDGVTIQVLTQSREELIRRTFDGIKGAKRAIVHLYNSTSELQRRVVFGLDRQGIIDIAVAGVKLVKQLAAETPETEIVLQYSPESFTGTELDFAVEICEAVMETWGATPANKVILNLPATVEMSMPNVHADQIEWFCRTLKNRESAIISLHPHNDRGTGVAAAEMGLLAGADRVEGTLFGNGERTGNVDVVTLALNMFTQGVDPELNIDDINEIVRISEYCTQLPVHPRHPYAGELVFTAFSGSHQDAINKGLKALSKSNTGKWEVPYLPIDPQDLGRSYEAVIRINSQSGKGGIAYVLEKDYGLQIPRRLQIEFSKVVQRVADETGKELSPADIHAAFQAEYLGADSPLELVEHSTEPRGPNSGARAMSVVMRRNGEIITTKGKGNGPIDAFLDALRQGCDTDLHVVDYREHAIGSGEDAQACAYVEVKTGDKTLFGVGIDADIVTASLRALVSAANRAAR, encoded by the coding sequence ATGAGCACCGCGACCCAAACGAACGCTGGCATCCCGACCCTGCCGAAGTCCCCGTCGAAATACGCCCCCTTCCCCCAGGTGAAGCTGACCGACCGCCAATGGCCGTCGCGCACCCTGGACAAGGCGCCGATGTGGTGCTCGGTCGACCTGCGCGACGGCAACCAGGCGCTGATCGAGCCGATGGGTCCGGACCGCAAGCGCGCGATGTTCGACCTGCTGCTGCGCATGGGCTTCAAGGAGATCGAGGTCGGCTTCCCGGCCGCGTCGCAGACCGATTTCGACTTCTGCCGCGAGGTCATCGAGCAGGGCAAGATCCCCGACGGCGTCACCATCCAGGTGCTGACCCAGTCGCGTGAGGAACTGATCCGCCGCACCTTCGACGGCATCAAGGGCGCCAAGCGCGCCATCGTCCACCTGTACAACTCCACCTCGGAACTGCAGCGCCGCGTGGTGTTCGGGCTGGACCGCCAGGGCATCATCGACATTGCCGTCGCCGGCGTTAAGCTGGTCAAGCAGCTGGCCGCCGAGACGCCGGAGACCGAGATCGTCCTGCAATACTCGCCGGAGAGCTTCACCGGCACCGAGCTGGACTTCGCGGTCGAGATCTGCGAGGCGGTGATGGAGACCTGGGGCGCCACCCCCGCCAACAAGGTCATCCTGAACCTGCCGGCCACGGTCGAGATGTCGATGCCCAACGTGCATGCCGACCAGATCGAGTGGTTCTGCCGCACCCTGAAGAACCGCGAATCGGCGATCATCTCGCTGCACCCGCACAACGACCGGGGCACCGGCGTCGCCGCGGCGGAGATGGGCTTGCTGGCCGGCGCCGACCGCGTCGAAGGCACCCTGTTCGGCAACGGCGAGCGCACCGGCAACGTCGACGTCGTCACGCTGGCGCTGAACATGTTCACCCAGGGCGTCGATCCGGAACTGAACATCGACGACATCAACGAGATCGTCCGCATCTCCGAGTACTGCACGCAGCTGCCGGTCCATCCGCGCCATCCCTATGCCGGCGAACTGGTGTTCACCGCCTTCTCGGGCTCGCACCAGGACGCCATCAACAAGGGGCTGAAGGCGCTGTCCAAGTCCAACACCGGCAAGTGGGAGGTTCCGTACCTGCCCATCGACCCGCAGGATCTGGGCCGCAGCTATGAGGCGGTGATCCGCATCAACAGCCAGTCCGGCAAGGGCGGCATCGCCTATGTGCTGGAGAAGGACTACGGCCTGCAGATCCCGCGCCGCCTGCAGATCGAATTCTCCAAGGTCGTCCAGCGCGTCGCCGACGAGACCGGCAAGGAACTGTCGCCCGCCGACATCCATGCCGCCTTCCAGGCCGAATATCTGGGCGCCGACAGCCCGCTGGAACTGGTCGAGCATTCGACCGAGCCGCGCGGCCCGAACTCCGGCGCCCGCGCCATGAGCGTGGTGATGCGCCGCAACGGCGAGATCATCACCACCAAGGGCAAGGGCAACGGCCCGATCGACGCCTTCCTGGACGCCCTGCGCCAGGGCTGCGACACCGACCTGCACGTGGTCGACTACCGCGAGCACGCCATCGGCTCCGGCGAGGACGCCCAGGCCTGCGCCTATGTCGAGGTGAAGACCGGCGACAAGACGCTGTTCGGCGTGGGCATCGACGCCGACATCGTGACCGCCTCGCTGCGGGCGCTGGTGAGCGCCGCAAACCGGGCGGCGCGGTAA
- the rfaD gene encoding ADP-glyceromanno-heptose 6-epimerase produces MIVVTGGAGFIGSNLVAALAARGITDVAVIDRFRDGEKWQNLAKREVATLVPPEQTMAFLDQHAAEIDTVFHLGAISATTERDVDKIVANNVALTLDLWRWCSWRGCRLIYASSAATYGDGSAGFDDDGSCEGLARLRPLNAYGWSKHLVDRRVARAVATGDLLPPQWAGLKFFNVYGPNEAHKGDMMSVVAKLYPQLTSGQPARLFKSHKDGFEDGGQLRDFIYVDDCVAVMLWLYDHPEVGGLFNVGTGKARSFKDLALATFAALGLPPRIEYFDMPEHLRGKYQYFTQATTDRLRAAGFDQPFTELEEGVRRYVQDFLSQPDPYR; encoded by the coding sequence ATGATCGTGGTCACCGGCGGGGCCGGCTTCATCGGGTCCAACCTTGTCGCGGCGCTGGCCGCGCGCGGCATCACCGACGTGGCGGTCATCGACCGCTTCCGCGACGGCGAGAAGTGGCAGAACCTCGCCAAGCGCGAGGTCGCGACGCTGGTGCCGCCCGAACAGACGATGGCCTTCCTCGACCAGCATGCGGCCGAGATCGACACCGTCTTCCATCTCGGCGCCATCTCCGCCACCACCGAACGCGACGTCGACAAGATCGTGGCCAACAACGTCGCGCTGACGCTCGACCTGTGGCGCTGGTGTTCCTGGCGCGGCTGCCGGCTGATCTACGCCTCCTCCGCCGCCACCTACGGCGACGGGTCCGCCGGGTTCGACGATGACGGATCCTGCGAGGGGCTGGCGCGGCTGCGTCCGCTGAACGCCTATGGCTGGTCCAAGCATCTGGTCGACCGCCGCGTCGCCCGTGCCGTCGCCACCGGCGACCTCTTGCCGCCGCAATGGGCCGGGCTGAAGTTCTTCAACGTCTACGGACCCAACGAGGCCCACAAGGGCGACATGATGAGCGTGGTCGCCAAGCTGTATCCGCAGCTGACGTCCGGCCAGCCGGCGCGCCTGTTCAAGTCGCACAAGGACGGCTTCGAGGACGGCGGCCAGCTGCGCGACTTCATTTACGTCGACGATTGCGTCGCGGTGATGCTGTGGCTGTACGACCATCCCGAGGTCGGCGGCCTGTTCAACGTCGGCACCGGCAAGGCGCGCAGCTTCAAGGATCTCGCGCTGGCCACCTTCGCCGCGCTGGGGCTGCCCCCCCGGATTGAGTACTTCGACATGCCCGAGCATCTGCGCGGCAAATACCAATATTTCACGCAGGCGACGACGGATCGCCTGCGCGCCGCCGGGTTCGACCAGCCCTTCACCGAGCTGGAAGAGGGTGTCCGGCGCTATGTGCAGGATTTCCTGTCGCAGCCCGACCCGTACCGCTGA
- the lgt gene encoding prolipoprotein diacylglyceryl transferase has protein sequence MFAALPVVAFPTIDPVAFAVGPVVIRWYALAYLAGFVLGWRYCLGLARLDPDRRPKPEDFDDFLTWAVIGTILGGRLGYVLFYNLPYYLEHPLDALQVWHGGMSFHGGMIGVLTAIGLFCWRRGISPFVFGDIIAACTPIGLFFGRIANFINGELYGRAAPDFAYAMVFPRDPLQVPRHPSQLYEAVLEGLVLFVLLAIAIRNPKLRHRPGTVGGLFLIGYGLSRIIVEFFREPDPQLGFLFVGATMGQLLSLPMVAVGLWLVLRGRRHPLPA, from the coding sequence ATGTTCGCCGCCCTGCCCGTCGTCGCCTTTCCCACCATCGATCCGGTCGCCTTCGCCGTCGGCCCCGTCGTCATCCGCTGGTACGCGCTGGCCTATCTGGCGGGCTTCGTGCTGGGCTGGCGCTATTGCCTGGGGCTGGCGCGGCTCGACCCGGACCGGCGGCCGAAGCCGGAGGATTTCGACGACTTCCTGACCTGGGCGGTGATCGGCACCATCCTGGGCGGGCGGCTGGGCTATGTGCTGTTCTACAACCTGCCCTATTATCTGGAACACCCGCTGGACGCGCTGCAGGTGTGGCACGGCGGCATGTCCTTCCATGGCGGCATGATCGGCGTGCTGACGGCCATCGGGCTGTTCTGCTGGCGCCGCGGCATCTCCCCCTTCGTCTTCGGCGACATCATCGCCGCCTGCACGCCGATCGGGCTGTTCTTCGGCCGCATCGCCAACTTCATCAACGGCGAGCTGTATGGCCGGGCGGCGCCCGACTTCGCCTATGCCATGGTGTTCCCGCGCGATCCGCTTCAGGTGCCGCGCCACCCCAGCCAGCTTTACGAGGCGGTGCTGGAGGGGCTGGTGCTGTTCGTGCTGCTCGCCATCGCCATCCGCAATCCGAAGCTGCGCCACCGGCCGGGCACGGTCGGCGGGCTGTTCCTGATCGGCTACGGCCTGTCGCGCATTATCGTGGAGTTCTTCCGCGAGCCCGACCCGCAGCTGGGCTTCCTGTTCGTGGGCGCCACGATGGGACAGCTGCTGTCGCTGCCGATGGTCGCGGTCGGCCTGTGGCTGGTCCTGCGCGGCCGGCGCCACCCGCTGCCGGCCTGA